The segment AAATGGCGGCACGCGCGGCAGGTGGAAAAGACCCGTCAGGTCCGACCCGATTTACTCACATAAAGCCAAAGCCATGAACCCGATCATCAAGGAAATCACCTCCGCCCAGGTGAAAAAAGACATCACGCCGTTCAAAGTCGGCGACGGCGTGCGCGTGCACACGAAGGTCCGCGAGGGCGACAAGGAGCGCGTGCAGATCTACTCCGGTATCGTTATCGCGCGGAAGGGCCATGGCATTCACGAGACGTTCACCGTCCGTCGCATCAGCTACGGCGAGGGCGTCGAGCGCGTGTTCCCGGTCAATTCGCCGAACATCGTAAAGATCGAGGTCGAGCGTGAGTCCGAGAACATGAAAGCCCGGCTCTACTACCTCCGCGAGCGCACCGGCAAGGCCGCCGTCGCGATCAAGGAAAAGGATCGTTCGGCGCTGATCCACGCGGCCAAGGTCGCGGGGGCGGCGGCGACGACCGAAGCGGCTCCTGCCGCCCCGGCGACTCCGGCGAGCTGAGCGCACAATCAGTTCTACTTTCAAAGGCGAGCCGCCCGGCTCGCCTTTTTCATTGGACGCAGCCGACCGTCGCGACGGGCTGGTCGGGTGCAACAAGCCTGCCTGGACGACAGACTCCACCTACGATCAGGCCTCGTCGCCCGGCGCTGGACACTCAGCTCTCGGCTTTCGACTTCTTCCGGTGCCTCACCGCGCCGCCCAGACCATGCCGCGCAGCGTGATCTCGAGCTGTTCCGGCACCGTCTCGAACTCGCGTCGCTGATGTCCGAGCGACGAGAAAAACACGCGACCGGCCCCGTGCTGCTTCTTCCACACGCACGGCATCACGACCCCGGCGATCCACGGCGCAGTCGGCGAAGGCGTCATTGTGGTCGTGGCGAGCACCTCGTTCCGCGGATCGACGAGCATGTAGTACTGCTCGCTGTGCACCTTGAAATCGGGAATGCCCGCGGTGATCGGGTCGGTGCGATTCACGATGTTCACGGTGTAATCCTTGATGTTCTCCGGATGCGCCACGAACTGCCCGCCGACCATCCACTGAAAAGCGATGTGACCGCGAAACGCATCGCCCATGCCACCGTGAAATCCCGCGAGCCCGGTGCCGGCCATCACCGCCGCGACGAGGTTTTTTTCCTGCTGCTCGGTGATGCTGCCCATCGTCCAGATCGGGACGATGAGCGAAAAAGCGGCCGTGCGCGCGGCGTCATCGAAAATGTTCAACGAATCCTGCACCTGCACGGCGAGCCCGCGGTTCGTCAGGTGGGCGGCAAAGAAATCGGCGCAGGCTTTTGGTTCGTGACCTTCCCAGCCACCCCAGACGATCAATGCAGTTTTCATGGCGTGCAGTGAATGGCCGCAAGAAGGCACAGAAGCCCCCAGAAGACCAGAACGGAGGGGCAGTGGGGGGAAGTTGAGAGTTGAGGGATGAGACTTGAGAGATCGGGAAGCGAATTTTCCTCGATCGATTCGAAGCTCCGGGCATTCCGTCAACAACTCGGCCAGCAGCCGAGAGCCGAGAGCCGCAAGTCGCAGAAAACCACGTTGAGGTCGCGAGATCGGGGTAGGGCGGGCATTCCGCTGCCCGCCGGGAGGCTGCGTGGCGCTCGCGGCGCTCAGGGAGTGAGCGTCTACCACCGCTCTCAACCCTCAACTCTCATCTCTCAACTCCTTCGCTCCCGACTCGCTCACTCATCCAGCTCGTTGGGCGCAAGTCCGACCGGGAGCGCGGCCGGCCGTTCGCAGCGGCTCTTGATCTTCACGTGCCGCCCCGTGCGCGACGATTTTTCAAAGGCTTCCATGATCTCGAGCACGTGCTGCGCGAGTGCGCCGCTGGCGCGGTGCGATCGCTCCCGACGCAGAATCGAACACGCCATGTCCGCCGCGCCCGAGCCGCGTCCGCGCTCCACGGTGTGCGTGGGCGCGAACTCGCGGAACTCGTCGCTCTTCGCATCGCGGATGCGCACCGCGCCGTCGAACCGGTTCGGATCGGGCGCCTCCAAGGTGCCCTCGGTGCCGAACACCAGCAGCCGCGGCAGCGGGTAGGGCCAGGTATCAAAGCTCGTCACGATCGTGGCGCTGCCGCCGTTCACGAATTCCAACACGCCGGCCACGTGCGTGGGCGTCTCGACCGGGATCTTCGTGCCGGCCAGCGGCTGGCTGGTGATCAATCGCTCCGTAAAGGCGGACTGCGTCGAGCCGCACACCCGCGCGACCGGACCCAGGAAGTTGATCAGCGCGGTGAGATAATACGGGCCCATGTCGAACATCGGACCGCCGCCTTTCTGGTAATAAAACTGCGGACTCGGGTGCCAGGTCTCATGTCCACGCGAGAGCATGAACGCCATCGCGGAGACCGGCCGGCCGATCGCGCCATCGTCGATGGCTTTCCGCGCCGTCTGCAGGCCGCCGCCGAGAAACGTGTCGGGCGCGCAGCCGACGAGCAGAGCACGTTCGCGGGCGAGGGCCAGCACCGACGCGCCGGCGGTGGAATCAAGTGCGAAGGGCTTTTCCGCATACACGTGCTTGCCGGCCTGCAGCGCCGCGGTGTTCACCTCCGCGTGCGCGACGGGGATTGTCAGGTTGATGACCAGTTCGATCTGCGGGTCGCGCAGGAGTTGCTCCACGCTGCAGGCGCGCACGCCGTGCTCGCGTGCTTTCGCTTCGGCACGCGCCTGGTCGAGGTCCGCACACGCGACGATCTTCAGCATCGAATAGGCCTGGGTGCCGCTGAAATACGCGTCGCTGATCTTGCCGCAACCGATGAGGCCAACTGAGACGGGACGGGACATTCGCCCAGAAACGGCCGAACGCTCTGCCCCGTCAAGCGCCGCCGTCGAAGCGACAGGATGAACGCGTCGACCCCGTCGTGCAGCGAGGAGGAAAAGTCCCTGGATAGCGCGCATCGCGCTTTTCCGACCTGGGCGGGACAGCCGTGCCACATGGCTCGGGCGTCGCGCCCGTGGGTTAGCCGGAAAGTGAAAGGCCGGAGCGAACTGTAACGAGGCGGTGGACGGCGTCGTCTGACGGAGCAGCATCATCTTTTTGCCGCCCGGCGAGCGCCGGGATGGCGCGAGGGTGGTGTCGTTACCCATCGCCCCATGAAGAAACTTCTCTGTCTCGTCTGCGTGCTCGTCGTCGCGCCGATCGCCTCTGCTGCTGATGGCGTGGGCGTGTTCCAGGCCGGTCTGCGCGATTTCCAAATCAACGGCGCCGATGCGCTTCTCGGCACCTGGTATGGCACCGATGCCGATCAGGAAAGACTCGCCCGGCTGCGGGAACGGCTGAACAAGCTGAGCCGCGAGCTCGGGCCGGTCGTCGATACGCAGGTGTTCGCGCCGCACAGCCTCGGGCGGCACGTGCAACGACTCTACGGGGTGCTCTACTTTCAGAAGCGACCGCTCTGGCTGCGCGCCGATTTCTACGAGATCAATGGACGGAGTGGATTCGTCGCGCTGGAGTTTTCACTCGTGCCGGACGACGTGCTGCCGCTGACGTGGGTGACGCTGCGCGAGTGAGCCCGGGCTCTGGCGTAGGATTGCAGGCTGAGGCGGACCGTGAAGGCTGCTTCGTGGGATGCACGCCGTGACCGACGCCAAGCTCGCTTTCCGCGCCATCGTGTCCTTCGCGGCGCTGCCGGGCATCGTTGCGGGCGTGATTCCGTGGGTGATCGCGTGGGGTCAACCGCACGCGGAGCACGCGTGGATTTTGGGTATGGTTGTTCTGGTGCTCGGCGGTATCGGATTGGGCTGGTGCGTGCGCGACTTTTTCCTGGCGGGTCGCGGAACACTGGCGCCATGGGATCCCCCGCGGCAACTCGTGATCGTCGGGCTTTATCGCTTCGTGCGAAATCCGATGTATCTGTCGGTGCTGCTGGTCGTGGCGGGGTGGGGCTTGTTCTTCGGTTCGTGGGCGCTGGCGACGTATGCGGCGGTCCTGGCGGTCGGGTTCCATTTGCGCGTGGTGTTGCACGAGGAGCGCTGGCTGGCGCGGCAGTTTCGCGACGAGTGGACCCGCTACACGCGCGAGGTGGCACGCTGGATGCCGAAGTGGCCGCACGACGGCTGAAACGGCTGTATCGCAGGTTCTGGTGCGGCGGTGATCGCACCACGACCGCCGGGGCGTTGCGTCGGAACGGCGCACAGGATCACCTACACCGAAAGACACGACGATGAAAATGACGCAGATCCCGTTTGGCGTGACCGACTGGTCGACGGTGAAGCCCGAGCGCAAAGCTGGTGAAACCGGATGGGCGGATTGGCGGGTTTGCCAGTTCGGCAATATTCGCGTGCGGATGCTGGAGTATTCCGCTGGCTACCGGGCGGATCACTGGTGCGAGAAGGGGCACATCCTACTCTGCATCGAGGGCGAACTGGTGACGGAGCTCAAGGACGGGCGGCGGTTCGTCATGCGGCCCGGCATGAGCTATCAGGTTGCGGACGGGGCCGAGCCGCATCGCTCGTCCACGACGACCGGCGCCAAGCTGTTCGTGGTGGACTGAACCGGTGTCACTGGATCAGCGACGCCCGGGTCGCTGTTGAGAGTGCATGCAACAGACGTGGTGCGGGTGCTTGGGTTGTAGGCCCGCTCGGTGAGCGGGCGCCCGGCCACCGGCCGGGCCTAAAGGGATACGGCCTCGCCAACTGGACGCGACGAGGGCGTCGCGTCTCCATGCAGAGATTCTCAGCTACGATGCGGAATCACGGGCGAGACGCCCGTGCCACGCCATCAGCGGCGTCGGAGTACAGGCAAGTCGATCCGGCTGGCGTGCGCGGACGTGTGATAGATCCGCTGCGTGGCTTTCACGTAGTCGCCCGGTTTCGCGAAGAAGAGGTTCTCCACGTAGCTCTGCGGATTCCGATCGTAGAGTGGAAACCAGCTGGACTGGATCTGCACCATGATCCGATGACCCGGCAGGAACGTGTGATTCGCGTGCGGCAGCGCGAATTCATACGCGAGCGGCTGATTCGGCGCGAGCGGCTGCGGATGCTCGAAGCTATCCCGGTAGCGGCCGCGGAAGATATCCATGGCAATCCCGAGTTGGTAGCCGCCGAGCTCCGGTTGAACCGGGTATTCCGGCGGAAACACGTCGATGAGTTTCACGACCCAATCGCTGTCCGTGCCGCTGGTGGACGCGACGAGGTGAACGAGCGGAGCACCGCCGATCTGCAGCGGTTCGTGCAGCGGCTCGGTCACATAGGTGAGCACGTCGGGACGGTCGGAGAAGGGACGTTGATCCTCCACCAGCCAGCGTTGCCACCGCGGCTGATCTGCGAATCGGATCGGCCGCGGGAGGTAGGGGACCGGCTTCGCGGGATCGGAGACGTACTCATCGTAAGCGGCGTCGGTGGATGAGGCCGAGCCCGCGGGCGCAGCGAAGTCGAGGTGGAATCGTGGCGCCAGGTAGAGCGGGCGGGTCTCGACGCTCCAGTGCGGATCGCGATCCGCCGGCCACGACTGGAACCGCTGCCAGCGCTTCTCGCCGGTGTTGTAGATCAGCACCGGCGGCGTGTCGGCTTTGGCCGCGCCGGGCTTCAGATACTGATCGAAGAACGGCCGCAGGATATCGCGGCGAAACTCGCGCGCCGTGTCGCCGTCGAAGGCCAGTGGCCCGAGCTTGGAGCCGTTGCCGTTGACCTGGCTGTGTCGCCACGGACCGAGGACGAGGAAGTTCTTGTCGTTGGCCGTGTCCTTCTGTTCGACGACGGGATAGGTGTGCACCGTGCCCCACATATCCTCTTGGTCCCACAGCCCCTGCAGCCACATCGTCGGAACGGTAAGCGGCTTTTTCGCCAGTAGCCGGTCGACCGCCTGTTCCTGCCAGAACGCATCGTAGGCGGGATGCTCGGTGAGCTTGCGCCACCACGGGAGCTGCTCGAGTCCGGCAGCGCGGCCGAAGTCGCCGGCGGAACCGGCCGCGAGGAAGTTCTCATAGTCGTCGTAGCCGCGCCGGAGGATGCCGGGGCCGGCCTTTTTCTCGGCGGTGGCAAAGGTGTAATAGTCGATCGTCGCCTGCCGGAACGCGCCGTAGTGAAACCAATCGTCGCCCATCCATCCATCGACCATGGGGCTTTGGGGTGCGGCGACCTTCAGCGCCGGATGCGGATCGAGCAGCGCCATGGCGGTGGTGAATCCCTCGTAAGACGAGCCGATCATGCCGACGCTGCCGTTCGACTCCGGGACGTTTTTCACCAGCCAGTCGATGGTGTCCCAGGCGTCGGTGGTGTGATCGATCCCGCTGTCGTTGAGTGGACCGCGCGCCGGGCGGGTCATGACGTAGTCGCCCTCGGAGCCGTATTTGCCGCGCACGTCCTGCCAGACGCAGATGTAGCCGCCCTCGACGAACACATCCTCGCCCTCGGGCAGGATCGCGAGCATCGAGGGTGATTCGGCGCGCGACGTCCGCTTGGTGGCGTTGTAGGGCGTGCGCTTGAGGAGGATGGGGGCGTGTTGCGCGCCGCGCGGGACGACGATGACGGTGAACAGCTTCACGCCGTCGCGCATCGGGATCATCACCTCGCGCTTTTCGTAGTCGCAGAGATCGGTCGGCGTGGTGAACTTTTGCGGGATGTCCGGCGTCAGCGGCGCCGTCGCGGCGCACAGTACCGGCGCGGTGAGCAGGATCCCGAGGAGGATCGAGAGCGGGAGCTTCATGTGGTGCGAAAACTGGAACGGAAGAAGCCTTCGTGAGCGAGCCTTCAGCCGATGTCTTGCCACGCAGCGACCAAGGATTCCCCGCAGCACAGCACGCCACGCCGGGGCACGAGTCTGGCGATTCTCCCACTCAGCGTTT is part of the Opitutus terrae PB90-1 genome and harbors:
- the rplS gene encoding 50S ribosomal protein L19; the protein is MNPIIKEITSAQVKKDITPFKVGDGVRVHTKVREGDKERVQIYSGIVIARKGHGIHETFTVRRISYGEGVERVFPVNSPNIVKIEVERESENMKARLYYLRERTGKAAVAIKEKDRSALIHAAKVAGAAATTEAAPAAPATPAS
- a CDS encoding ThuA domain-containing protein; translated protein: MKTALIVWGGWEGHEPKACADFFAAHLTNRGLAVQVQDSLNIFDDAARTAAFSLIVPIWTMGSITEQQEKNLVAAVMAGTGLAGFHGGMGDAFRGHIAFQWMVGGQFVAHPENIKDYTVNIVNRTDPITAGIPDFKVHSEQYYMLVDPRNEVLATTTMTPSPTAPWIAGVVMPCVWKKQHGAGRVFFSSLGHQRREFETVPEQLEITLRGMVWAAR
- a CDS encoding Gfo/Idh/MocA family protein; the protein is MSRPVSVGLIGCGKISDAYFSGTQAYSMLKIVACADLDQARAEAKAREHGVRACSVEQLLRDPQIELVINLTIPVAHAEVNTAALQAGKHVYAEKPFALDSTAGASVLALARERALLVGCAPDTFLGGGLQTARKAIDDGAIGRPVSAMAFMLSRGHETWHPSPQFYYQKGGGPMFDMGPYYLTALINFLGPVARVCGSTQSAFTERLITSQPLAGTKIPVETPTHVAGVLEFVNGGSATIVTSFDTWPYPLPRLLVFGTEGTLEAPDPNRFDGAVRIRDAKSDEFREFAPTHTVERGRGSGAADMACSILRRERSHRASGALAQHVLEIMEAFEKSSRTGRHVKIKSRCERPAALPVGLAPNELDE
- a CDS encoding methyltransferase family protein, coding for MHAVTDAKLAFRAIVSFAALPGIVAGVIPWVIAWGQPHAEHAWILGMVVLVLGGIGLGWCVRDFFLAGRGTLAPWDPPRQLVIVGLYRFVRNPMYLSVLLVVAGWGLFFGSWALATYAAVLAVGFHLRVVLHEERWLARQFRDEWTRYTREVARWMPKWPHDG
- a CDS encoding DHCW motif cupin fold protein; the encoded protein is MKMTQIPFGVTDWSTVKPERKAGETGWADWRVCQFGNIRVRMLEYSAGYRADHWCEKGHILLCIEGELVTELKDGRRFVMRPGMSYQVADGAEPHRSSTTTGAKLFVVD
- a CDS encoding CocE/NonD family hydrolase: MKLPLSILLGILLTAPVLCAATAPLTPDIPQKFTTPTDLCDYEKREVMIPMRDGVKLFTVIVVPRGAQHAPILLKRTPYNATKRTSRAESPSMLAILPEGEDVFVEGGYICVWQDVRGKYGSEGDYVMTRPARGPLNDSGIDHTTDAWDTIDWLVKNVPESNGSVGMIGSSYEGFTTAMALLDPHPALKVAAPQSPMVDGWMGDDWFHYGAFRQATIDYYTFATAEKKAGPGILRRGYDDYENFLAAGSAGDFGRAAGLEQLPWWRKLTEHPAYDAFWQEQAVDRLLAKKPLTVPTMWLQGLWDQEDMWGTVHTYPVVEQKDTANDKNFLVLGPWRHSQVNGNGSKLGPLAFDGDTAREFRRDILRPFFDQYLKPGAAKADTPPVLIYNTGEKRWQRFQSWPADRDPHWSVETRPLYLAPRFHLDFAAPAGSASSTDAAYDEYVSDPAKPVPYLPRPIRFADQPRWQRWLVEDQRPFSDRPDVLTYVTEPLHEPLQIGGAPLVHLVASTSGTDSDWVVKLIDVFPPEYPVQPELGGYQLGIAMDIFRGRYRDSFEHPQPLAPNQPLAYEFALPHANHTFLPGHRIMVQIQSSWFPLYDRNPQSYVENLFFAKPGDYVKATQRIYHTSAHASRIDLPVLRRR